Sequence from the Mobula hypostoma chromosome 11, sMobHyp1.1, whole genome shotgun sequence genome:
GGCAGCCTCTCCATCAGCTGTGCCACCATGTCGTTAACAGCTTATCTGTACCGCGAACAAACACAGCCCAGTGACTGCCAATTCATAAAAAAGGTCCGGGGTGTGAAATCAGACACTAGTCTGACTCTGATCTACGTGACATTAGAAGAGACCGTGCTTTAATGGAGACACCGGGAGGATTAGGAATGGAATTCCAGAGCTCAGGATATGATGACTGAGAGTCAAGTGATTAAATTCAAGGTCAGCCGAGAAGCCGGAATTAACTGAGTGCATTTTGGATATCAGTGGTATGGGTGGCATATCGCCACAACCAATCGAGTGGCTGCCTCGCAACCCCAGCGTGTGCGCAGCTTCCATGCTCTCTCCGTGATTGCATGGGTCTCCTCCaagcactctggtttcctcccacatgctagAGACGTGCAAATTggtagtttctttttttttgcttcagctGGCCCCCAATGAGGGTGGGTGGTAAAATAGGATCATAAGATTCATATGGCTGGTCAGTTCACCATGTCCACCCCAATCATCAAGAACCCTTTTGCAATTCACCAGCACTTGCTTCATAGCATATTATGTTTAGGTGATTGAAGTGCGCCTCCAGCTGCTTCTTACACGTTGTTAAGGGTAAGATCAAGTTTTATTATCATTCAAACATACATAAATATAGCCAAGCGAAACAGCGTTCTTCTGGGGCCAACGTGCAAATCACATTACCAACATCACACAGCACAAATAGCACTTCTAGATAAGACTTCAGAAAAacatacaaagaaaaaaaatatataatctctctgcctccaccagTACCTTCAGCAGTGCGGTCCACATTTTAAGCCCCTCTGGGCGAAAAATATTCTTCCTCAGTTTCTTGCTAATCCTCTTACTTGTCagtttaaacctgtgccctccagtGTAAGTCATGGGGAAAAGTTTCCTGCTACctaccctctcataattttggataACTCTGTCAACCTCCTCGGTTTCAAGGAAAGCAAGCGCAGGCCCATACAGTCAAGAGGAGACATTCCATcctgaacaacatcctgacaaatTTCCCCTGTACTATCTGCAGTGCAATCATGCCTTTTGTATAgaggggcaaccagaactgcacatggtACTCCAAATGTCACCTAACCAATAGTCTATATTTGGGGAGATGAGGTTGATGGAAGTGGGAAAGGTAAATTGGGATTGATGACAGGGGTAGACTCAATGAACCAAAGGACTCAATGTCCCTGCAATTCGACTCATACTCCATTATACAGGGAGGCAAATCAGTGGATATTATCAACGAAACCGCAGATGGTGAaaatgtgtgtaaaaaaaaaaaaaatcagaagatgcttgaaacactcagcaggccaggcagcatccatgcagaGAGAAACTTAAAATCTCAGGCCTGGGAAGCTTCAGCAAGCAGGTTGAGAAGTAGCAGTAGTAATGGGAAATCTTGGTGTGGATGTCACAGGTGGCAGAAATTTGGATGAGCTACACTCTACAAAGTGGAATATGAGAAACCGACCACAATGTGTTGTCATAGGATCACAGGTAGGATTGGGATTCAGAAGTGGGTTAGTGGctggtgtcctgatgaaggatctcagccagaaacattgactatttattcctctccctagatgctgTCTTGCTGggcggtggtgtagtggcatcagcaccggacatCGAGGCAAATGGTCATGGGTTAGCATCCagtggctccttgcatgcttttccATCtgtgttgagtgttgagctagcaatttggcctcgtaaaaacagacaaatgctgaagaaacggCACGGTTGCTACACAATGCACCACAAGgtgcggagaggaacaacaatagATGCTATCTGGCATgcagagttcctccggcagtttgtgttgctcaaggtttccagaacctgcagaatctcttctgttagtGGGTACaattaatggtctgagggtaggGGGGGGGTGAAGGTCTAACAATCTGACTGAGAAATTCAATCTCTTTTGTTTGATCCACAACTAATGGGTCAGAATTTCCTCACAAAAACATGGCATTCACCAGAACCAAAATTGTTGGGAAATTATCAACAGACAAATCTTTGGGATAAAACTTGCAGTTACAGGGAAAATGTCTGAACTCAGGCAGAGAGTACCCAAGgtaaggattgaacctgggtccctgATACTGTGAGGCCGGAATCCTCCTAGTTGCGTCAGTGTGCCACCCATGACCGACTCTGGTCAGGGTTTGAACCTGTGAGCTTCTAACTCCCAGATGAATTGTAACCCATATGACcacaagtccataagatataggaggagaattaggccatttgacccatcgagtcttctccaccatttcagcaTTCCTcttaaccccaatctcctgccttctccatgtatcccttcatgccctggacTATcaaaatccatcaacctctgccttaaatatccataaagacttgatgatgaattccacagattcactgccttctGGAAATGTTCCAAGTAGCTAATGGAGGAACACAGGGGTCTGTTGAAGCTACAACTGAAAGGTCTAACTTACTAATGGTGTTAGTCACCAATTTAGGTGGGACAGGCAGACTGGAAGGTCTCACCTAACCTTTAACCTCACGTCTCTCAGACTATGTGTTTTCTGGGTAGCTGCTGGGTTAACTTCTGACAGGGTAATAGTATTGGTTTTATTGGAGATTGATCTCCTGAAGCTGATTTGGAACTCGCTGGTCCCCTTAGTTCATCATCTAACCGGGCAGCCTGGAGGACCGCAACTGCTGGGTGTTGGAGCGTAAACCAGTGCATCACAAGAAgacacccttcggcccacaatgactACGCCGACCATGATGCCAATATTCTGCTGCCCATCCATTTGCCTGTCTGAATGCCTGTTAAACGTCGCTGTCGTGTCTTTGGTGTGTGGGCAGGTCTGTGGGGAAAGCAGAGTTGCAAGACCAAGGTTCATTGATTGGTGGACTGCACCTGACGGGCCGAATGGTCTCATCCCAATGATGTTACTAGGTGTGggatgcccccccccccgcaaataCCCAGCCGCTTTCCCCTGGCTCACTCACCTCACGCAGCCCACCCCCGCCACCTCTTGACGGGCTTCCTCGCGTGGAACTCCCTCACCGCCCGCTCGTTCTTGAAGGCTACCAGGGCGAGGGTGATGGCGGCGTTCCAGGAGCTGGCATCCTCGCATCGGAAGTCGATCTCCCGCCAGTCGGTGGTCACGATGGTGAAGTAGACACGCGTGCCCTTCCTCTCCACGCACTCCAGCTTGCGGATGGTGTCGAAGCTCAGCTCCTTGCAGCGACAGCCCCTGCCATCGCCGTCGGTCAGCAGCAGGCTGTCCCGGGTCAGTGTGCACTGCTTCTTCTTCCAGAGCTGCAGCAGGCTCTCGCTCCGCTTCTCCAGTGCCCCGACTTTAATTGCCCCTCTGGACGCCACAGTCAGCCCCTTCATCTCTCTCAGCAGCTCAGTTCGCAGAGGATCGACTAAATAGAAAACCAGCGCTCAGAACCACTAGGCACACAGCATTGGTTTGACCACAGGCTGACTAATGATAGCTCTCCCCACTGTCTCTGCCCAGCTGATTTCCCCTTTCTGAGCCTCTAAATGGATCAGACAGTGAGATCCAGCATTAGGCTCCACCTCTTGCTGTTGACATCAGCCGCTATTTAACAGGAGGTCTCCCCCTTCTTTAACTCCTTCAGGTCTGAGTCAGTGAGCTGTCAGAAcgaccaggctcttgaacaaagggggataacgacactcatttgccccatcattgaaatattcccacaaccaatgcttGCACTTCAAagtactctttatcttgttatctcatgttcccgttatttatttgtattttcacagtttatcTTCATTCTCCTGAGCTTTCTTTAATCCTGTTATAATTACTAACCTAGAGATTCGCTGAGTATGACCacaaaaaatgaacctcaggattgtacacggtgacatataggtacttcgataataaaatttactttgaattttactgCCCTTGGGTTTGCCAGCGCATCGAGAAGTCCGAGGAGGAAcgctgctgactggcacattcaCATTCAAGGTTGGTGCAGGCATTGTGACAGTTCGGTGGGGAAAGAGCACAGCCTCTcgtctaaggctgtgccctctggtcctacacccacccactataggaagcatcctccctacatccagtttatccagacctttcaatatttgacaggcttcaatgagatctccgcTTATTCTACACTCCGGTGCAATTTAGTGCAACGAACAAGACTGGAGGAAGTTAATAGGACAGCTAGTATctttggaggaaaatggacagtcggtgtttcaggttAAAACCTTGTCTGCATCGATCTGAGACTTTGtacttttccctccacagatgctgcggatgtgctgagttcctccggatactttttttgaattaaaaaaaactgtgTTGGTCTATTAATAGGAATAATATCTAACAGACTGGGAAAAGAAACTGCCAGTTCAACACTACCTAGTCCTGATGCTGCCTAATTATCAGAGCTCTTACCTTAATTACAAATCTGTACtcaatggtggtggggggagaatctcattaaaacGATCAAAATATTGACAGGTCTAGGGAGAGGGGacgtggataggatgtttcctattgtgtgggagtctaggatcagagcgCACAGTTTCGCAATGGaaggatgtcactttagaacagagatgaggaggaatttctttagccagagggtggtggatctgtggaattcattaccacaggcggctatggaggccaagtcactgggtatatttaaagcggagattgataggttcttgattagtaagtatgGCAAAGGttgcaagaaggcaggagaatggggttgagagggataataaatcagccatgatggaatggcagagcagacttgataggctgaatgaatggcctaattcttctcctatgtctataGATTCTCTTTATGGTAGGAAATCGGATGTTTGGTTTATTTGACACAAGAGCCATAGTAATGCAATTGATTCTTGACTGATCTCCAATATGACTTGATCAGTCATATCAAATGTCTTAGAAATATCACTACTTCCAGAGGGGCAATAACTTATTTACTTCAGCCCATCACCTCTACTGGCGAAATAGgcaagctgctgtcagtggccttagtcctctgtcctgggccaggctTTCACGATGTTTCTGGgagtagcccatcttcttggtgtactCTTCCTCTCCCAGGGTTGAGGTTGTTGAAGCTTCTATTGGCATTTCTGTAGTGCTAGGTATTTACGGGATGGTGTTGCTAGACCCCATGCCCAACTCTCCCCCTTTCACAACCAGGCTTGGACTGTACATGGTAGAGTTATGGGGTCATAAGGAATTGAAATTTTACAACATCCCATGTATGAATAGAGGGAGGCTAAATGCACatgtttggtgggggggggggggtaggtggtCGAAGAGGAAGGGAAATTAACCAAAGATGAAGCTCTGAATTCTTTCTATTCCATGCAAGTGGTATGTAGAGGGCGCAAATTTAAAGATCAAGGAAAAACGAAAATCCTTTCAACGGTTCACCTGCGactgtgtggcctcctgtatatcaatgtAGATTGGCTTcatgcttcaccgagcacctatgcccTGTCTGCCTGAAAAAGTGGCatctcacagtggccacttttttcaattctacttcccattccaacacgttAATCCTCTACTTCCATAAGaccaaactcaggctggaggagcaacaccttgtattccacctgggtagcctctatCCTGCTgggatgaacatcaatttctctggtAATTAACCCTCTCGCACTCTtttcttcaccattcctcattccagtttccctctctcaccgtatTACCTTACCtcccttccatggtcttctgccctcttctattagattccttttCTCCATCTTaaatcaccaatcaacttcccagccctttacttcttccctcctatcaccttgtacttcttcctccccatcccctcactttcttacttctcttcctttccagtcctgatgaggggtctcagcccaaaacagtgaccatttactctttttcatagatgctgcctggcctgctgagttactccagcattttgtgtttggtgCTTTAGATTTTGTCATGTTTGTGAACCTTTTGCACAACTAGTTGCTGTGGCCTGGAATACAGTGCCAACACAGGCTGTGTATCAGATTCATAGTAAACACATGGAAACCAATATGCTTGAAGGTGCATCATTTGCAATGTTCAAGGACAGATCCAAAAACAGAGGGACTAATTGGAAAGCTTTGTAGAAACCTGGCATGGGCACAACAGACAATGCCAGCTTTGGACCAGTTCCAAATCCGAGCCTTGACAGGTCAGGGAAAGGGATCGAGTCGAGACCAGATGGCTCCCGCAAAGCAGGAAGTAAGATCAGCTGGTCAAACCAGGCTGGCATTTGTCACAGGTGGCACTCATCTGACAGGCTTGACCTTCCTCTGTTAGAGTAGTAAGGGTGGCTAAATTGGGCAGGGAGAGCTAATACCCAGCCAGTGGCATAAATCTACTCACTGCTTACTGTGATCGCTGCATCAGGTGACACAGGTATAGAATAAAGCTGTCTGTGGCCAACCACTGCAAATTAATTTGGTTGTGGGCTGCACTGCCTGTTATTGGTTGGGTTCTTAAATCTTCAGGTATCCCTGTGGGTAGCCAACTTATCACAGAGTCAGAAGGTTATCGGTTTGAGCCCTCCTCCAGAGACTCCAACACAAAATCTGGGCCATTATCTTTTACTGGGCATCTTGGCCTGGGTTTTTGTGTGTTTAGAGGTTTGATATATAATTACTTCTAAAGTTGAgataccagcctccatagtattcaaGATACCTTccaggagtggtgcctcaaaaaggcagtgtccatcattaagaaccccactCAGGATaggccttcttctcattgttaccatcaggaaggaggtacggaagcctgaaggcatacactcagtgattcaggaacagctacttcctctctgccatctgatttctgaatggacattgaacccaggaacaccaTCTCATTACTTTAAAAATTTGTTTCTGcaatacttattttaatttaactacttaatatacataCATGTAAATCaatctttttctatatttatcatgtattgtgctgctgcctcaaagttaacaaacttcacaacatatgctagagatattaaacctgattctgattatcagGTGGCCCACTGGCAGAAGATTGGTAATCAGATCGTTGGGACTTGTAATAGTTCTCAATTCCTAATCAGGAAGTGGAAACCAGGCCTGCATGGACCCCATTTCTCTTAACTGGTTAGAAATTAAGAAACAATAATCACCATcatgtagagcaggggttcccagtcttTTTTTATAACATTATTATCCAGGTCGGGAAACACTGATGTAGGGGGATTTAGGGGCCTGTGCAAGTGATTAAGCAACACAATCTCCTATTATTGAACACACTACCAACCAACCAGATGCAACAACATACTTAGTATCTTAACATTGATTAAATGTCTACAACCATAAATCTGATCAAAATCAATGTGGCACAAAAGAAAAAGGGAAAGTTCTTTAACTCGCTGTTATTTCTAAACCAGAGCCAGACCAATCATCTCAAGTCTTTGGCAAGACAGCATTTGGCTCCCCATAATCTCCAGCCAACACCCTGCTCCCTGTTAGGGCATTTTTTTTGGGAGGTTAGCACATATAACAAATAACTGCAGCAACTGACTTCAGCCACCAGTCTTCAAATATGAATACAAATTTTAAAATGCAGCACTGAGTTCCTAAAAGCCATGAATCACAGTTAATGGGAAGACAGTTAATGATGATTAAAATGCATTCAGGCATCTGAGGTGCgagtgtgaagtttgtgtgtagttcaaaggaagcattgtgaaTGTATtggaaatatggaattgtcctttgatccttAGCACGTAAAATGTCGTGTAGCATTGAGTTGAGTAGACTGCTTAGTCTGAAAGGGTCTCAGTAAAAtgcctgctgtgtctcattttgtcCAATAAAGAGACAACTTCATGTCTACCAGtacttctctctggtgactttgatcaTGCAACAACACACCCCACTCTCAAACTATCTGAAAAAATTTACTCAAGAAAGATTGGCCctaataaaaacaaattaaaaaaaaattggaatgaATCTCTAGTTCTTTTACATCCATGGGGCATTAAACCTTTAAGACCCCCATTAATTCCCTTGCCATTCCTTTCTATACCTTTCCTGCATTACCTTAAGATCCCTTTCCTATGAGCACATCTCTTCCTAGCATTTGAGTTAAAGCTATGTCTCCAGACTTTAAACCTTTAAAACCCTACTTTTATTCCATAATCAAATAGTAGCAACTCTTTCTAAAATCCTAAAATTCTTTACCTTGGCACGAGGGCCACCCGCCACATAGAAGCACATCAAGCTCACTCAAAAGTTGTGAGATGGACATCTTATCCTAAAACTTAAAATTATTATTAATTGTAATATCAAATAGTCAAAtcaaatgagtagtgcaaaaacagagattaaaagtagtgaggtagtgatcatggtttacaactttctgcagcttactttgatcctttgcagtagcccccccccacccccaccccagacagtgatgcagccaatcagaatgctctctatggtacatctgtagaaatttgcaagtgttttaggtTCGAAATCTcctggggtgaagtaaagatctttcacccatcaacttcccagctccttacttcacccttccccccgcccagtttcacccatcacctacaccttgtacttcctccccttcccctaccttcttactgaCTTTCATTTtctcaccccccacaccccccagtcctgatgaaggatctcagcctgaaatgttgatcgTTTACTCTTTACCACGGATGcaccctggcctgctgagtttctccagcattttgtgtgcattgctttgatttccagcatctgcagattctctctcatTTGTGAATCT
This genomic interval carries:
- the LOC134354405 gene encoding pleckstrin homology-like domain family A member 2 translates to MKGLTVASRGAIKVGALEKRSESLLQLWKKKQCTLTRDSLLLTDGDGRGCRCKELSFDTIRKLECVERKGTRVYFTIVTTDWREIDFRCEDASSWNAAITLALVAFKNERAVREFHARKPVKRWRGWAA